In a single window of the Panthera leo isolate Ple1 chromosome A1, P.leo_Ple1_pat1.1, whole genome shotgun sequence genome:
- the ZMAT2 gene encoding zinc finger matrin-type protein 2, with protein MASGSGTKNLDFRRKWDKDEYEKLAEKRLTEEREKKDGKPVQPVKRELLRHRDYKVDLESKLGKTIVITKTTPQSEMGGYYCNVCDCVVKDSINFLDHINGKKHQRNLGMSMRVERSTLDQVKKRFEVNKKKMEEKQKDYDFEERMKELREEEEKAKAYKKEKQKEKKRRAEEDLTFEEDDEMAAVMGFSGFGSTKKSY; from the exons ATGGCGTCCGGCAGTGGG ACGAAAAACTTGGACTTTCGCCGAAAGTGGGACAAAGATGAATATGAGAAGCTTGCCGAGAAGAGACTCacggaagagagagaaaagaaggatg GAAAACCAGTGCAGCCAGTCAAAAGGGAGCTCCTCCGGCATAGAGACTACAAGGTGGACCTGGAATCCAAGCTTGGGAAGACAATTGTCATTACTAAGACCACACCACAATCAGAGATGGGAGG GTATTACTGCAATGTCTGTGACTGTGTTGTGAAGGACTCCATCAACTTCCTGGATCACATTAATGGAAAGAAAC ATCAGCGAAATCTGGGCATGTCTATGCGTGTGGAACGTTCCACCTTGGATCAGGTGAAGAAACGTTTTGAAGTCAACAAGAAGAAgatggaagagaaacagaaggattATGATTTTGAGGAAAGGATGAAGGAGCTCAGAGAAGAA GAGGAAAAGGCCAAAGCctacaagaaagagaaacagaaggagaagaaaaggagggctGAGGAGGACTTGACATTTGAGGAGGATGATGAGATGGCAGCTGTGATGGGCTTCTCTGGCTTTGGTTCCACCAAGAAGAGTTACTGA